One Drosophila kikkawai strain 14028-0561.14 chromosome 3L, DkikHiC1v2, whole genome shotgun sequence genomic window carries:
- the Mettl2 gene encoding tRNA N(3)-methylcytidine methyltransferase Mettl2 isoform X2, translating into MTDTPAAENDKRPQFGTRLLTDDADVFKHNAWDHVEWDAEQELAAQAAVAKNSANKMDDEQKDRFQTDAPKFWDSFYGIHDNRFFKDRHWLFTEFPELAPLEAETAKETAPPRSIFELGCGVGNTILPLLQHSSEPQLKVFGCDFSARAVDILRSQPQFDKKRCEVFVMDATLDQWQVPFEENSQDIIVMIFVLSAIEPKKMQRVLDNCYRYLRPGGLLLFRDYGRYDLAQLRFKSGKCLDDNFYVRGDGTMVYFFTEDELRGMLTQAGFKEEQLIVDRRLQVNRGRGLKMYRVWIQTKFRKPL; encoded by the exons ATGACTGACACACCTGCGGCGGAGAACGACAAGCGTCCCCAGTTTGGAACCCGCCTGCTCACCGACGACGCGGACGTCTTCAAGCACAATGCTTG GGACCACGTTGAGTGGGACGCGGAGCAGGAACTGGCCGCCCAGGCGGCGGTGGCCAAGAACTCGGCCAACAAAATGGACGATGAGCAGAAAGATCGCTTCCAGACGGACGCTCCAAAGTTTTGGGACTCTTTCTACGGCATCCACGACAATCGTTTCTTCAAGGATCGCCACTGGCTGTTCACAGAGTTTCCCGAACTGGCTCCACTGGAGGCGGAAACAGCAAAAGAGACGGCGCCACCTCGCAGCATCTTTGAGCTGGGCTGTGGTGTTGGGAACACCAtcctgccgctgctgcagcaCAGCTCGGAACCGCAACTGAAGGTCTTCGGCTGCGACTTTTCCGCCCGTGCCGTGGATATCCTCCGGAGTCAGCCGCAGTTCGATAAGAAGCGCTGCGAGGTGTTCGTCATGGACGCCACTCTGGATCAGTGGCAGGTGCCCTTCGAGGAGAACTCGCAGGATATCATTGTGATGATCTTTGTTCTCTCCGCCATTGAGCCAAAGAAGATGCAGCGAGTGCTGGACAACTGCTATCGTTATCTGCGACCCGGTGGTCTTCTCCTGTTCCGAGATTACGGCCGGTATGACCTGGCGCAGCTGCGTTTCAAAAGCGGCAAGTGCTTGGATGACAACTTCTATGTGCGCGGCGATGGCACAATGGTTTACTTTTTCACGGAAGACGAGCTGCGAGGCATGCTCACCCAGGCGGGGTTCAAGGAGGAGCAGCTTATTGTAGACCGCCGGCTGCAGGTTAACCGCGGTCGGGGCTTGAAAATGTATAGGGTTTGGATTCAGACAAAGTTCCGAAAGCCTCTATag
- the Mettl2 gene encoding tRNA N(3)-methylcytidine methyltransferase Mettl2 isoform X1 produces the protein MLGKYGRHIWRGLASKTWEHTRHRRKPAGAGGRLLTDGREVFEFNAWDHVEWDAEQELAAQAAVAKNSANKMDDEQKDRFQTDAPKFWDSFYGIHDNRFFKDRHWLFTEFPELAPLEAETAKETAPPRSIFELGCGVGNTILPLLQHSSEPQLKVFGCDFSARAVDILRSQPQFDKKRCEVFVMDATLDQWQVPFEENSQDIIVMIFVLSAIEPKKMQRVLDNCYRYLRPGGLLLFRDYGRYDLAQLRFKSGKCLDDNFYVRGDGTMVYFFTEDELRGMLTQAGFKEEQLIVDRRLQVNRGRGLKMYRVWIQTKFRKPL, from the exons ATGCTTGGTAAATATGGAAGGCACATTTGGCGGGGATTGGCCAGCAAGACTTGGGAACACACTCGCCATCGTCGGAAGCCGGCGGGTGCAGGCGGCCGCCTGCTCACCGATGGCCGCGAGGTGTTCGAGTTTAACGCGTG GGACCACGTTGAGTGGGACGCGGAGCAGGAACTGGCCGCCCAGGCGGCGGTGGCCAAGAACTCGGCCAACAAAATGGACGATGAGCAGAAAGATCGCTTCCAGACGGACGCTCCAAAGTTTTGGGACTCTTTCTACGGCATCCACGACAATCGTTTCTTCAAGGATCGCCACTGGCTGTTCACAGAGTTTCCCGAACTGGCTCCACTGGAGGCGGAAACAGCAAAAGAGACGGCGCCACCTCGCAGCATCTTTGAGCTGGGCTGTGGTGTTGGGAACACCAtcctgccgctgctgcagcaCAGCTCGGAACCGCAACTGAAGGTCTTCGGCTGCGACTTTTCCGCCCGTGCCGTGGATATCCTCCGGAGTCAGCCGCAGTTCGATAAGAAGCGCTGCGAGGTGTTCGTCATGGACGCCACTCTGGATCAGTGGCAGGTGCCCTTCGAGGAGAACTCGCAGGATATCATTGTGATGATCTTTGTTCTCTCCGCCATTGAGCCAAAGAAGATGCAGCGAGTGCTGGACAACTGCTATCGTTATCTGCGACCCGGTGGTCTTCTCCTGTTCCGAGATTACGGCCGGTATGACCTGGCGCAGCTGCGTTTCAAAAGCGGCAAGTGCTTGGATGACAACTTCTATGTGCGCGGCGATGGCACAATGGTTTACTTTTTCACGGAAGACGAGCTGCGAGGCATGCTCACCCAGGCGGGGTTCAAGGAGGAGCAGCTTATTGTAGACCGCCGGCTGCAGGTTAACCGCGGTCGGGGCTTGAAAATGTATAGGGTTTGGATTCAGACAAAGTTCCGAAAGCCTCTATag
- the nSyb gene encoding neuronal synaptobrevin isoform X2 has translation MADAAPAGDAPPNAGAPAGEGGDGEIVGGPHNPQQIAAQKRLQQTQAQVDEVVDIMRTNVEKVLERDSKLSELDDRADALQQGASQFEQQAGKLKRKFWLQNLKMMIIMGVIGLVVVGIIANKLGLIGGEQPPQYQYPPQYMQPPPPPPQQQPAGQSSLVDDGGAGAGAAAGGDHGGV, from the exons AT GGCGGACGCTGCACCAGCTGGCGATGCACCACCAAATGCCGGAGCCCCGGCAGGAGAGGGCGGCGATGGTGAGATTGTGGGCGGGCCACACAATCCGCAGCAGATTGCGGCACAGAAGCGTCTGCAGCAGACGCAGGCGCAGGTCGATGAG gTCGTGGACATTATGCGCACCAATGTGGAGAAGGTCCTGGAGCGTGACAGCAAGCTATCGGAGCTGGATGATCGCGCTGATGCCTTGCAGCAGGGAGCCTCGCAGTTCGAGCAGCAGGCGGGCAAGCTCAAGAGGAAATTCTGGCTGCAGAACTTGAAG ATGATGATCATTATGGGCGTGATTGGCCTGGTTGTCGTGGGCATCATTGCAA ATAAACTCGGCCTCATAGGCGGGGAGCAGCCGCCGCAGTACCAGTATCCCCCGCAGTACATgcagccaccgccgccgccgccgcagcagcagcccgcCGGCCAGTCGTCGCTGGTGGATGATGGAGGAGCAGGCGCCggcgcagcagcaggcggcgaTCATGGAGGCGTATAA
- the nSyb gene encoding neuronal synaptobrevin isoform X1 yields MGKKDKNKEPADAAPAGDAPPNAGAPAGEGGDGEIVGGPHNPQQIAAQKRLQQTQAQVDEVVDIMRTNVEKVLERDSKLSELDDRADALQQGASQFEQQAGKLKRKFWLQNLKMMIIMGVIGLVVVGIIANKLGLIGGEQPPQYQYPPQYMQPPPPPPQQQPAGQSSLVDDGGAGAGAAAGGDHGGV; encoded by the exons ATGGGCAAGAAAGACAAGAACAAGGAACC GGCGGACGCTGCACCAGCTGGCGATGCACCACCAAATGCCGGAGCCCCGGCAGGAGAGGGCGGCGATGGTGAGATTGTGGGCGGGCCACACAATCCGCAGCAGATTGCGGCACAGAAGCGTCTGCAGCAGACGCAGGCGCAGGTCGATGAG gTCGTGGACATTATGCGCACCAATGTGGAGAAGGTCCTGGAGCGTGACAGCAAGCTATCGGAGCTGGATGATCGCGCTGATGCCTTGCAGCAGGGAGCCTCGCAGTTCGAGCAGCAGGCGGGCAAGCTCAAGAGGAAATTCTGGCTGCAGAACTTGAAG ATGATGATCATTATGGGCGTGATTGGCCTGGTTGTCGTGGGCATCATTGCAA ATAAACTCGGCCTCATAGGCGGGGAGCAGCCGCCGCAGTACCAGTATCCCCCGCAGTACATgcagccaccgccgccgccgccgcagcagcagcccgcCGGCCAGTCGTCGCTGGTGGATGATGGAGGAGCAGGCGCCggcgcagcagcaggcggcgaTCATGGAGGCGTATAA